The segment AGTTAGGGGGGCAGACCTTAATTATGGGATCCAGAAATAACAAGAAAAAAGACGGTGAAGTGGAACTTTTGCCTAACAAATCGTTGTAGCGGACGGCGGAGAGTGAACGGTCTCTCAAAGTTTTGTGGTTAACCAAAGTTTTGTCTTGCATATAAAGTTTTGTGGTACTCCTCCCCGCCGCCGCTGAACTCTGCGTTAGCTAATATAAAAGAAACTCAACGGGAGGTGACAATATGGCAATTACTATTCCATTAGATCAAATGACTACAGCAGAAAAACTTCTATCAATGGAGAACATATGGGATGATCTATGCCGAAGGGCAGATGAAATCTCTTCTCCGCCCTGGCATGGGGAGGTTCTCCAGCAAAGGGAAGAAAAAGTAAAGAAAAGGGTAGAGGAATTTACTGATTGGGAGAATGCCAAAGGGAAAATAAAAGAGTCTGTTTCATGAAAATCAAAATTCTTGAATCGGCATCCCAGGATTTAATCGAAGGCTACTGGTTCTACGAAAAACAGCAAGAAGGTCTTGGTAGTTACTTTCTCGAT is part of the bacterium genome and harbors:
- a CDS encoding addiction module protein, which gives rise to MAITIPLDQMTTAEKLLSMENIWDDLCRRADEISSPPWHGEVLQQREEKVKKRVEEFTDWENAKGKIKESVS